In Acidimicrobiales bacterium, one genomic interval encodes:
- a CDS encoding peptidase E produces FILRHDVIHVGGGNTANMLDVWRRQGVDKVLREAWEGGAVMTGGSAGAICWFEGGTTDSYGPELQPLRDGLGFLPGSLCPHYDAAGRQPLYHEALLSGALPAGYAMDNFAMLQFDGTSLVGAVASQEGQEAFTVRVEDGKVVEEPVAVKLLAPSADAGPPPPSS; encoded by the coding sequence TTCATCCTGCGCCACGACGTGATCCACGTCGGCGGGGGCAACACCGCCAACATGCTCGACGTGTGGCGGCGCCAGGGCGTCGACAAGGTGCTGCGGGAGGCCTGGGAGGGCGGTGCGGTGATGACCGGCGGCTCGGCCGGGGCGATCTGCTGGTTCGAGGGCGGGACCACCGACTCGTACGGCCCCGAGCTCCAGCCGCTGAGGGACGGGCTCGGGTTCCTGCCGGGCAGCCTCTGCCCCCACTACGACGCCGCGGGCCGGCAGCCCCTCTACCACGAGGCCCTGCTCTCCGGCGCCCTGCCGGCGGGCTACGCCATGGACAACTTCGCCATGCTCCAGTTCGACGGCACCTCGCTGGTGGGCGCGGTCGCGTCGCAGGAGGGCCAGGAGGCGTTCACGGTGCGGGTCGAGGACGGCAAGGTGGTCGAGGAGCCCGTCGCGGTGAAGCTCCTGGCCCCGTCGGCCGACGCCGGCCCACCGCCACCGTCGTCCTAG